The genomic DNA TGAGTCCCAACGGCAAGGTGCAACCGCTGGTGTCGTCGAACCGACTGTTGGTGATCGATGCGGTCGCCAACCTCCGCGACGTCAGTCGATTGATCAACGCCGAACACGCCGCCGCCGATTCGCATCAGGTGCCACGCGAATTTCATATCCGATACGTCCGCGCCGATTATGTCGCCGATCAAGTCATGATCCTGCTGGGCTTGGACCCCTCGTCGCGACGCAGCCCCAACGAATTGCAAGTCGAACAGCAGCGGTTGCAGTTGTTTATGCAGATGCAGCAAAAGGGGAAAGACGTGACAAAGTTCCTGCGAGGCGACAGCGCCCCGGAGGTGTTTGTGACGGTGAACAAACGGGTCAACAGCGTTCTCGTCAACGCTCCTCCCGACGTGCTGGTGAAAATCGAACGTACGATCGAGCAACTGGATGTTCCCAGTGGATCGGCTGGTGGCAGCCTGGTCACTGGCGAACCGGGGGAAACCGATGGCCTTGTCGAGATGCGGCGGTACGCCTTGGTCAGCCTCAAGCCTGAATCGGTCGTGACCGCACTCAAAGAGATCGGCGACCTCGACCCGCGAACCATGCTGCAGATGGACGCCGATGCGAAGGTGATCTTCGCCAGCGCAACGGTTCGAGATCACGAAAAGATCAGCGCGATCATCGACAAACTGGATGGTTCGGGACGCGAGATCGAAGTCATTTGGTTGAAGCGACTGCCCGCCGATCAAGCGGCCGTCACGATCCATAATCTGTTGATCGGTAAGAAAGAGGAAGACGACTCCAATCGCAACAACTATTACTACCGGCGCTACGGTGGTGGTGGGGACGATGACGATAAGCCCGATTCGGATTTCCGTGTTGAAGCCGATATCGAAAACAATCGCCTGCTGCTGTTCGCGAACAAAGCCGAACTCGAAGCCGTCAATAACTTGTTGGTCAAGCTGGGCGAGTTGCCCGGCGACAGCGGCAATCCCAATACGATTCGGGTGCAGGATTCTCGGGGAGCGAAATCGACAGCCGATTTGATTCGCCAGCTGCAGCAATTGTGGCCTGCCACCGCTAATCCGATCCGCGTCGAAGGAGATTTGCCCGCCGTGGAAGAGGAGTCCGAATCGTCGCCATCCGACGAAGATCAGCCTACGGATTCCGCGGAACAAGACGACGCCAGGACGACCGCGGTGCCAAAGCGACCGCGAGTGCAGACCGCTGTTTTCATGCGGCCGCAAGTTTCGCAAGGATCGACGGGAAACGCGGCGCAATCGCCCGCTGGTAACGAGAAAACGGCCGCTGACGATGCGAAGAATACGGGGAACGAAACGTTGCCGCCGATCACGATCTCGATCGCCAACGATGGCCGCTTGATCTTGAGCTCGCAAGACACCCAGGCGCTCGACGCGTTGGAAGAGTTGATGCAGCGACTCGCCCCGCCTCCCAAGAAACACCGTGTTTTCTATCTGCAATACGCCTTGGCGTCGCTCGTTAAATTGAACTTGGACGAGTACTTCGAGGACGAAAAATCGAGCGACAGCAGCGACAATTGGATGCGTGCCTGGATGGGCATGGACTTCAAGGATGAGTCGAAGAACAACGGTCTGGCCAGTCGTCGTCCCGTGCGGTTTATCTACGACATCGACACCAATTCGATCCTCGTCCGCGATGCCACGCCGCAGCAGATGGAGACGATTGCGGAGTTGATCGAGATCTACGACCGCGCCCCGTCGGAAGAATCGATCAGCGCCCGTCGCCTAAAAGTTTTTAAGCTCGAATACTCCGACGCCAACGTCGTCGCGGCGACGGTCAAAGATGTCTTCCGCGACCTGTTGTCCTCCAAAGACAAAGAGTTTTCCGGGGGCGCCGACAAGGAGAAACAGAGTTCGGGTTCGTCGCGGACCTTCCGAATCTTTGGCGGCGGCGATGACGACAAGGACAGTAAACCGACGAAGGTCAAAGCGTCGTTCGAAGGGGCGCTGTCGGTTGGTGTCGATGCGCTTTCCAACACGATCATCGTCTCGGCGCAAGAGGAATGGTTGCCTGCGATCGAAGAGATCATCCAATACATGGACCAAAACGCGAAACCCGACACAACCGTGGTTGTTCAATCGTTAAGCGTTCCGATGGATGCCAAGTCGATGCAGATGATAACCGACCTGCTGCGTCCCTGGCCTGGAAACAAGAAACCCGAAGCAAATGCGCCAGGCAAACAGGCCAAGGAGAAGCCGAACAAGAAGCAACCGCAGCCTCAGCAAAACGCCACGCAACAATCCAACGACGATTCTTAGTTGTTGGGGAATTCGGTATCGCCGTGGCGTGCCCGGCGCCTAAAGCCTCGTGGCGTAAGCCCCAGGCGAGCGTCGCCGCGATGCCGTTACTCAAACGCCAACGCCTGCCATCCGGTGGGGGAGCACGAGATCGGCGAATCGGCGACTTCGTTCGGCTGTAAGGTTTTTAGCCGCACAAACCAGACATCTCCGGGAGCCACCGGCAGGCTGCTGAGATCTTTTCGCCGGATCGCCAGTTCGGCATTCCATTGTCCGTCGTGATCGGTCGTTTTGACAAACCACATCGGTTGCCACTGCGCAAATCCGTTGCAGGTATCGCGACAGCGGCCGCTGCGATCAATCTCGAATTGGTAAGCGGTCAACAGATCGCGGTCGACATCGATCTGCAAACTCAACCGTTGCACGTCGTTGAGATCCGCATCACGCTGCCGCAGCGATGCCGGTTCGGTTCTTTCGCTGCCGGGGAAGCCGTCGGGAATCGCAATGTAAATGTAGTCGGCATCGTAGCCGACGCGCAGCTGCGTGGCGGGAACCGTGGGATCGACAGGTCCCCAAAACGGTTCGTCGAGCCGACCGTCGAGGACAGGGCGGTTGGTGCTGAAGGCCGCACGCACTCCAGTGGATTGCTTGTTCTCTTGCCGAGCGGCTAATTGTTCTCGAGCTAGCGACTGCCAAGGGCCCGCGCTTGCCGCGGTCGACAACCGTTCCAGGCCAGAGGTCAGCGCCGGACTTGCAGCTTCTCCCAGCACGCCCGCTTGCGATAACAGGCGGATCGGATGCTGACGCCAGATCAGGTCGGGAGTTTCGGTTTCGCGGATCTTCCTTCCGCTCTGCTCGTCGCTGCTGCTAGCCAACACGACCGGCGAGGACTGTTCGAAGGGAGATCCATAGGCCACTGGGGAAGAGCGTTGCCCGCGATTGGCGAAGCTTGCAGCTTGGCTGAGTCCCTGGGGCAACCGCGTCCATTCCTCGCTGGCATCGATCGCCGCCAACATCAGATCGGCCCAGTGACCGATGGGGCTCTCGGGAACCAACGCTGCTGTCTCGCGAAGCGCCTCGCGATAGAGCGACGGTTCGCCGTACCGATGGCATTGCAGGACCAGCCCACGCATGAATCGCGGCCGATCCGAAGGCCGGATTTGTTTCGTCAATTGTTTTAATCGCGAAGCAAATAGGCCTTTGGAATCGTCGGCGATCGAGCAGGCATCGATCAAATGTTGGATCCATTCGGCATGCCGTGTACGCGGTTGCAGCCCCGCCAATTGCGATCGGCTGCCATGCGGCGGCAGGCGACGCGAAAGCCCTCCGGCGCCGATTGGCAATCGATGCAGCAACGATTCGATCGACTGGACGCTCGCCTCGCGATCCAACAAGCGATCGGCGACCATCACATCGACGTCGGTTTTGCCTGGGGAAATGACCGACAGCACATCGGCCCACTCTTCGCCAACAACGGCTCCCGCCGCGGGCAGGATCGCCGACGGATGCACGACCACGTCGCCTCGTTCGCCACGATGGACGTGAAAGACGCGCTCGACGGTCGGCGTGGCCGTGGCAATTCGCAGCCACGCAGTCCGCTGTTCGGCGGTCAGGTCATCGCTCAACACGACCACTGCGGGCTGCGCTGTTTGCAGGCTTTGATCGATAGCGGTTGCATACGCTCGCGGGTCGGCATCTTCGCGGATCGCCAGCACCTCGCACCCGCCGACATCGCTGAACCCCTGCATTGCCAATTCGTCAGCCGAATGTTCCAACGGATCGTTCAACCGCTCGCCACCCCGATCGTGGATCACTCCCATCGAACGATAGCCTTGCTCCAACGAGTTGGAGACGATCATCGACCAAGCCAGTTCGCGGGCCTCGCGGCTGACAAACAACGCCGCCGCGCGACGCGCTCCGCCACGCTGCGTCTGCCAAGTCTGTCCTCCGTCGGCGGTGTGCAAGATCGTTCCCATCCCGCACGCGGCCCATCCCTTTTGATCGTCCAGGAAGTGCAGGTTGTGGATCGGCGCGGTGATCCCGCTGCCGACGGCAACGATTTCGTTTTGAGCTGTCTTGCGAAAGATCTTGTCGCCGGGAACGCCTGCCATCCAGACCTGGCTGCCGCCACTGGCCAGGCAACGCAAGTCGTAGCGGCTGATGTCGACCGTTGTCGCTTGTCGATTCAGTGGTCGCCAGCTGAGCCCCGCATCGCGGCTAAATGCGACAGCGCCGTCGCGACCTGCTAGCCACTGTTCGGTTGGCGTCGCCGTGATGCATTGCATTCGGCGATCGGAGAAAACCGGATCGGCTGGCGCTTCGGGGCGCTCGCTGCGAAATAAAATCCCCGATCGATCGAGCGTCAACATCGCGCCGCCAGCCATGCCGAGCGACCGGATCGCTTGAGATTCGGATCGCGGAATCGACTGCCACGAACGGCCTGCATCGTAGCTGATGAAGACCGATCCCAAGTGGACCGGCGACCAGTCGCCTGCGGCAATCGCCGTCCGTCGCGAGGTGAATTGCAGTTGCCGAATACGAGGCAGTTCGTTTTCCAGATGCTTCCACGTTTTGCCGCCGTCCTGGGTTTGCAACAACACGCCACGGCTGATCTGTGTATCGGCCTCGTACCAACCGCCCGCAGCCCAACCCTGTTGCGGATCGATAAATTGCACGCAGTCCAACCGGCATCCGACCCCACTGTCCTGCGCCAACCAATGAAGGCCTCCGTCGGGCGTATGCCAGATGACTCCACGGTCTCCCACAGCCCAGCCCTGATTGGCATCGACAAAACAGATGCTCCGCAAGGACGCATCGTCGCGCAAGCTCTCCCGTTTCTCAGTCGCTGGAGGCTCGGCCGCCTGCAGGTGTGGAGGCTGCCGTTGTGCAAAAACGGCCACCAGCAGTGCCAAAATTGGAACGACCGATCGCCGGAATCGCCTTGGCCGCTGGGCGTGCCAAGCGGCCAAGGCGCCCGGTTGCGCATGCTGTGGCGTGAGCGATAGATCCGAAATCACAGCGGTCTGTTGAATCGATGCGTTTGCAATCATGGAACGTGTTCGAATCGTTGACGAGTGGTTGGAGTGAACTTGATCGTGAGCCGGCGATGGCTCAGGTGTAGAGCGCTCGGATGCCAAATATCCCCAGGCAAACCGCTCCGATCCCCAGCACGAGGTTCGCGGTCACATAGGCGGTGGCGGGACCCAAGCCGTCCTTTTCGGCGAACACAACCGCTTCGTACCCGAAAGTGGAAAAAGTGGTCAGGCCACCCAAAAGCCCCACGCGAATCGCCAATTGCAGGCGATCGGGCATGCTGGTCCCCAGGATCGTCGCTTCGGCCAGGCCGCCGATCAACAGGCATCCAAGCACGTTAACGGCGATCGTTCCGGCGGCACCAAGTCCTAAGGCGGTTGTGGCGGCCAGTGTGACCAGGAATCGCAAGGAGGAACCGATGGCGCCGCCGGCGGCGACGGCAAGAACGTCAGCGAACATGGCGAACCCTTCGCGGCGAATGCTTGTCCGTTCCATCTTTCGGACCATTCGGAGTCACCGGCGCATAGGGAATCGCGTCGGCACGAGTCAAATGCCTGCTGAGATTGACCGGCATTAGCCCTCTCCAAATCAAGAATCATTGTGTAAACTGACC from Rosistilla carotiformis includes the following:
- a CDS encoding secretin N-terminal domain-containing protein translates to MKSLTSERQFASVFTIVLLCLTWTAPAFSQFAPATQANRGQPAAVSKPQGDPKAGPEPSKDSKPGDKEKDNDKKSEGDDKKGDEANPPEVVMRPGEPPEPPDAKEFELRPDPDGRIRFRFRNQPWPDFLQWLSDVGGYSLDWQQMPGGYLNLITYRSYTITEARDLVNRLLLDRGYTMLLRGQVLSIVKIDKLDPSMLPRVEDEAELMDLSPYDFAKITFPLPTKLKAEALAADVKSLLSPNGKVQPLVSSNRLLVIDAVANLRDVSRLINAEHAAADSHQVPREFHIRYVRADYVADQVMILLGLDPSSRRSPNELQVEQQRLQLFMQMQQKGKDVTKFLRGDSAPEVFVTVNKRVNSVLVNAPPDVLVKIERTIEQLDVPSGSAGGSLVTGEPGETDGLVEMRRYALVSLKPESVVTALKEIGDLDPRTMLQMDADAKVIFASATVRDHEKISAIIDKLDGSGREIEVIWLKRLPADQAAVTIHNLLIGKKEEDDSNRNNYYYRRYGGGGDDDDKPDSDFRVEADIENNRLLLFANKAELEAVNNLLVKLGELPGDSGNPNTIRVQDSRGAKSTADLIRQLQQLWPATANPIRVEGDLPAVEEESESSPSDEDQPTDSAEQDDARTTAVPKRPRVQTAVFMRPQVSQGSTGNAAQSPAGNEKTAADDAKNTGNETLPPITISIANDGRLILSSQDTQALDALEELMQRLAPPPKKHRVFYLQYALASLVKLNLDEYFEDEKSSDSSDNWMRAWMGMDFKDESKNNGLASRRPVRFIYDIDTNSILVRDATPQQMETIAELIEIYDRAPSEESISARRLKVFKLEYSDANVVAATVKDVFRDLLSSKDKEFSGGADKEKQSSGSSRTFRIFGGGDDDKDSKPTKVKASFEGALSVGVDALSNTIIVSAQEEWLPAIEEIIQYMDQNAKPDTTVVVQSLSVPMDAKSMQMITDLLRPWPGNKKPEANAPGKQAKEKPNKKQPQPQQNATQQSNDDS
- a CDS encoding YCF48-related protein, with translation MIANASIQQTAVISDLSLTPQHAQPGALAAWHAQRPRRFRRSVVPILALLVAVFAQRQPPHLQAAEPPATEKRESLRDDASLRSICFVDANQGWAVGDRGVIWHTPDGGLHWLAQDSGVGCRLDCVQFIDPQQGWAAGGWYEADTQISRGVLLQTQDGGKTWKHLENELPRIRQLQFTSRRTAIAAGDWSPVHLGSVFISYDAGRSWQSIPRSESQAIRSLGMAGGAMLTLDRSGILFRSERPEAPADPVFSDRRMQCITATPTEQWLAGRDGAVAFSRDAGLSWRPLNRQATTVDISRYDLRCLASGGSQVWMAGVPGDKIFRKTAQNEIVAVGSGITAPIHNLHFLDDQKGWAACGMGTILHTADGGQTWQTQRGGARRAAALFVSREARELAWSMIVSNSLEQGYRSMGVIHDRGGERLNDPLEHSADELAMQGFSDVGGCEVLAIREDADPRAYATAIDQSLQTAQPAVVVLSDDLTAEQRTAWLRIATATPTVERVFHVHRGERGDVVVHPSAILPAAGAVVGEEWADVLSVISPGKTDVDVMVADRLLDREASVQSIESLLHRLPIGAGGLSRRLPPHGSRSQLAGLQPRTRHAEWIQHLIDACSIADDSKGLFASRLKQLTKQIRPSDRPRFMRGLVLQCHRYGEPSLYREALRETAALVPESPIGHWADLMLAAIDASEEWTRLPQGLSQAASFANRGQRSSPVAYGSPFEQSSPVVLASSSDEQSGRKIRETETPDLIWRQHPIRLLSQAGVLGEAASPALTSGLERLSTAASAGPWQSLAREQLAARQENKQSTGVRAAFSTNRPVLDGRLDEPFWGPVDPTVPATQLRVGYDADYIYIAIPDGFPGSERTEPASLRQRDADLNDVQRLSLQIDVDRDLLTAYQFEIDRSGRCRDTCNGFAQWQPMWFVKTTDHDGQWNAELAIRRKDLSSLPVAPGDVWFVRLKTLQPNEVADSPISCSPTGWQALAFE
- a CDS encoding fluoride efflux transporter FluC — its product is MFADVLAVAAGGAIGSSLRFLVTLAATTALGLGAAGTIAVNVLGCLLIGGLAEATILGTSMPDRLQLAIRVGLLGGLTTFSTFGYEAVVFAEKDGLGPATAYVTANLVLGIGAVCLGIFGIRALYT